A region of the Gadus morhua chromosome 1, gadMor3.0, whole genome shotgun sequence genome:
AAGAAAGCAATCACAATGAAATTAGCTTTCACAAGGCACATCCCAGCCTCGCTTGGGATGCAAAGCGGGTTCCCTTACAGAGAGGAAGCTGAAGCGCAGCACGTTGTCGATACCGAGGGCTTTGAGCTGCAGTATGACGGGGGCCAGATTAGTGCGCTGCATCTCTGGCACAGTAGAGGCTGGCAGCTTCTCATAGTCCTCCTCTGTTAAAAAGGCATATAGAGGTGGACAGAATTTGATGAGACAGCACAGGGGTAGACACAATGTGACaagacagagcacacacacaaacaaacgtgtaaggcagggatgggcaactttcatgataaagagggccacattttttatcataaccatcggagggccacatcactgcacacttcaactaaacgtgagctgagagaagctacataattttgaatttggtagttGATTTccagtattctggtgcattttggcgatggccactacctaaaaaatcgtccagaatcataacctatgtacggtatgttaattgaaccaacatacattcatttcatgttttccatgctcaaacagccacatgaatggtcagtatttttatcagtgcaaagggctcacatacatcatcattcaatgaagtcaaaaaactgaaaaacagtggcccaacattaagtgcaacaactcaatgaactcaaacccaacaaacagttgtagtagttgtagtggcgacttaagtggatctttaatgactgatatcgcttctaagcaaactagacgcatgggtttgcctttgaattctatgaattcttctcatctttcttgaacgagttttctgtaactcgatcaattattattattattataatttttttttttttttttttttttataattatgtgcgggctgagtgggcatgcgggccgcgggccgccagttgcccatccctggtgtAAGGCATGCTTATTCACTGCATACCTGTGTATAGTCGGAAGCATTTCCCAGAGCGGTTGCGGCCAGCCCTTCCAGCCCTCTGGCTGGCCGAGGCCTTAGATATGGGACTGACCACCAGGGACTCGATGGCAGTGGAAGGGTTGTAGGCTCTCAACTTCACGAATGCACAGTCAATTACAAACACAATGCCGTTGATAGTGATGGAGGTCTCCGCTATGTTGGTGGCCACAATCACCTGAGGGTACAAATAGTCGAGGTTCAGATTGACTGGATTGGTTTGGAGGTTACAATGCTATACACAAATTGTGCGGTGAGAATAAAACAAGCTGTGAACAAACATACATCATTTTGAAAACAACTATGGCAAATCTGAATGAACAATAGGTGCGGAAAAAGAATCCATGGAACTAGTACACCAAAGGAAGCGTTCACCTTGCGGACAGTGGGTGGTGCCCTCTCAAAGACCTTCATCTGCTCAGCGTATGGCAGTCCAGCGTACATGGGCATCACCCGCAGATATTTCTTCATGCCGTAACGTGACAGAGAGCGAGCCTGTTCCTGGAGCAGAGAAaccaccttctccacctcttcctataaaaaaaaaaataataataaaaaaaaaacacaagaataTTTAAATGGTtatgaaagataaaaaaaataccttATCCAGAGGAGATAGATCATGGCTACTAACCTGCCCAGTGAGAAAAGCAAGAACATCTCCATCATCTTCTGTTTCATGGATCTTCATCACAGTTTCCACCGTGGCCTTCACATAGTCTGGTACAGGACTGAAGAACCAAACAAAGACAGCAGACAAAGGGGTTTAGCGACAATACTGCCTGCAGTTACCTACAAAAAGGCTGTTATTCAGGTTGGCAGTTCCTTGAATACCTGATGGTGTAGAACATGTCCACAGGGAACGTGCGACCTTCTACTGTGAGTATACCACACGTGTCCTTGTTAGGATCTGCGGTCTCGTTCAGGTTGAAGAACTCTTGGAATTTCTTCAGAGGAGGAAAGATGAAGCCAATAAAAGATTTGAGCATACGCgagacaaagagaaaaaaacacccCCTTAGCTATTCTGTCAAAACTCCACTAAAAAAATGCGGCAACTCGATACAAGTGATAATAATGGGGATGACGTTTATGTCCAGATGAACAATACGTTGTGCTACATCCACTTTATTTGACGCAAACCGTGCCAGATAATATCTTGCCTGGAGATATCTACCGATCTCTTGTGAAGGCATTGCTTTGAGCTCCGTCTGGAGGGCGTAACAGTGCAGCTGTTTGGAGGGAACATAATCACCTTGGCATCCAGTGTGGCAGAGGCGACGATCAGTCTCAGGTCTCGCCGCTTCTTCTGAATCTATTCCAGGGAGGAGAGGATCGGCAGCCAGGGACATTGAATGACAGGATGGGGTGATGTGAGTGTTGTTGACTGAACACGACGATAATTTATTTGTGCGGCAGTATACAGTATGAATGTCCAAATATCAATGTTACCTTCTTCAGTAATCCAATGGCGATGTCCGTGTAAAGGGTTCTCTCGTGGGCCTCGTCCAACATCAACACGCTGGGAAAAATTAACACAGTAGACTGTATAGGTCAAAAATGGCTTTTCTCCTTCAGTGCAATGCTCCTGTTTAATAATATATTAGGCTACCTGTATTTTTTCAGAAGAGGATCAGCCATCATCTCACGGACCAGCATGCCATCTGTTAGAAACTAAGGAAGACAGGCACGAATAAGCAAATACTCTGATTAACAGATATCACATATGTCAGAAGATGAATGACATTCAGAAGGAGTAATACCTTGATTCTGGTAGCTTGGGGATCAGAGCAGTCATCAAATCGGATGGTGTATCCCACCTCGTGTCCCAGGAGGGCCCCCCTCTCTTCTGCAACACGATTAGCCACCTACCAGAAGATGGACAGACACATCTTAGTCAAGTCCGTTTACGTTATTTTCAACCTGCATCTCAATGAACATTAGCAGGTGATTGGTGAGTTTGacagggcggcagtagctcaggaggtacagtgggttggctggtaaccagcgAACGATCCCCAGAtcttcctagctgagtgtcaagatgtccctgagcaaggcacctaaccctaactgctcccgacgagctggctgtctccttgcATGACCGGCactgccatcggtgtgtgaatgtttgcatgaatgggtgaatgtttggcCCATGTGACGTTCATGTGTCTTCGAGTTTAAAACCTTACAGAAATGGCTGCGACGCGGCGGGGCTGTGTCACTCCGATGACTCTTCCCTCCGCTGCCCAGCCAGCCTCCAGGAGGTACTGAGGAGAGGAACATCAAAAGGGCAGGGAACACAATGAGAACAAGAGCGACGCGGGAAAGAGATAGACTCAATGAATGAGTACAGCAGGCCAGGCATGAAACAGAAAAGTTTGGGCTCATTTGTTCTGAACTCAAAAGAGAACACAAAGCATATTTTGAAGGTTGTGTTGATACACAATGGGGAAAACGCCGGTTGAAGGACACGATTCAACTGCTGCATTGGAGAGCACTGCGGCTTTTTTCGTTTGGTGCATATTCTACGTAGGAACATCTGAATCTTGTTGAATCCGGATGCATTCAAATGGTTCAGGGTTCAAGGACCACAACTGAATCTAGAGCTGTACAAACCTGAGGAATTTGTGTGGTTTTTCCACATCCTGTCTCACCGACGATGATTACTGTCTGGTAGCTCTCCACCAAGTACAATACGTTGTTTCTGTGCTGGAAACATATTTTAGGGAATATATGAATAGAATATATTGTGTAGAAGGTACAACATACAGTCACACCAATGAGTTAACTACTAGGTATTTTATCCATTTAATACTATTGGATAGTTGTGGGCAACCTTAAAGACAGGGAGTTTCTGTCGTTGCTTTTCTATGGAGAGAGCAGTATGCGGGTTGAATATGACTGGGGAACCGGTGGTCTCAGACGTGAGCTCCCGCTCCTCTGTGATCCCTGGTGCCTCTGATCCTGGTGGAGCAGAATGGGATAGTATATGGTTGATTGAGCATCATTGTCTTTTTTCGATTACAGCTACTGCAACAACACAGGGAACTGAAACAGTTTAAGCATTTATAATTGCGTACATGGATACATTTCACATTAACTATTAAATAAATACGTGCTGTGTTGCTCGTTTATAAGTACAGCATGCCATTTGCGATCAGCATAATGGTATGGTACACAAAAAAAATCAGCCAACAGAAACAGCACCACTGCCATTTCATTGTAAACCTTCATACTTTGAGACCTCTTCTTATGACACAGTGCAGTCCTGCATTGCTACTCTGTCGAGGCAGCGGAACCCATTGATGAACTAGCTGCAGTCTGCATATCACGCAGCAACCACCGAAAGGTGCGTCATAGGGACTGACGACAGTCCAATAAGTCACAGAAAATGATTAACTGCTAGATAGAGAAACAGAAACAATGTATTTATGCACAAAATGCGTGTTTTGCCTTACTTACCCGGCTTCCAAAATTTCATCGTGGAGAGGGGAGTCGCCATTTTGGCTCTACGTCACATATTTCTCAATCGGTCGGTGACGTCACGTGTCGGGATTTCGAATTTTTGAATGTCACCCAAAGACTAGGTAGGCCTACGCATCATTCTACTGAGTGAGCTGAAAAATATAACAATCATGCTTCGTCATTTTACTTTTTCAAAAGGCTTATATTATTCAACAAACCATGCTTAGGACATATTTCAAAAATATTGCCTATGGTTAAGTCAAACGAATTAACAATCAATCACAGACAATCTCCTGGAAAATGGAGGCTACACGAAGCCTACTTTATTGTGATATTTCAAAAGAGCCCAGTCAGAAAATACAATCCTCGCAAAAACCTTCCATGATGTACCTACTATTATCATTAGTCACCTTACAATGGCtgtcattaaatgtattcactATAAAATACTGAGTGGTCTGTTACATCAGTTGAGATATAACTAATACATAGAAAAAAACAGCATGACATAATATGGACTTAAatcaaaaaattaaattaaatttgggACATTTATAAATCAGGGTGTTTAAACGAGTTCCAAAATATTAGGTAAGAACTTATCAGGAAGCTACACATGTAAAAACTAAAAGAAAAACTTAAAATTAATTATATCCACTACTTACAATCCATCCAAGACAAATGACACCATACATACTAGTAGCAAATCATGGCAGTGCATATAACAGTTCAAGCTTTATTCAATGGACTTTATGCCCTTCAATACATGCATATATTGTTCTTTGTTTCTTACGCAGTCTCCTAGTGTGGCAGCATTGGAACTGTTAGGTCTGGACTGATTGATTTTGATCAGCCAATTTTAAAGTAAGATATTTGTGTATAAATCACATGTTAGGTATAGGGGCCAATAAAGCAGAATAATCCTGAAAATTAAGAAAAGGAAAGCCAAAAACTtgaatgtattttgttttgttatcaAAAAAAATGACTTGCTGCATTACACTCTTAAAGACTGACATGTGGTGCTTACATTGTTTTACCAATGGCCAATGATGACATCATTTCAAAACATGGATTAAAACATTTCATCACATCAATGTTCCAGCAAGGAATTGCAGTATCTTTCCCAACTAATTTCAAGTTAAATAGTGTTTCTTAATGGATCATAACGTTGTCGGTTGGAGaaagtaaaacatattttagagGAGATACAGAGGTACGTGAAGTATCTCTGGGACTGTCAAGACCTATTGTAATGTATTTAGCAATGATGTTCTCCGAAGGAGCCGCTCACTGCTCAAGGGAGAGGTCCTGCTGGTACCGCTCTCTCTATGTACTTCTATGCTGTGTCTTGACATTTTTCCTTCAATTGAAATGTTTGTTTGAATGAATTCTCCCCGGTGGTCTTCTCTCATTCATGATGAAGTGCTGTGTAAAATATTATCCACACCACCTGGGAAGAGAAGAACATAAAACACAATCAAGATGAGTATGGTGGTCGGGGTACTGTGCTTGGTCAGTGTGTGAGCTACAATCTGTGGAATGTGATTGGCCAAATTTCCTCTTCAGTTTACTATATTTCCAAAAATGTGCTTTAACAGAATGTAAATAATAAGGCTATCCAATTAATTGTAGGGCAGTTTTCATGTGTATGAAAGGATTTAGCGCCCAACAAGTATAACATCCATGATATTGATAGTCTCATTTGAGACTAGAGGCGTTCATTGCCTTGATTGGCATTAGAGTCATGGAATAAAGAAATGGACTTGAATAAATTGTGATGGGAAGCCTTTATGATGAATAAGATTGGGACATTGTAAAACTTAagtttctgtaaaaaaaaaaggctaagTGATTTGCTATAGCTattgttatcatcattattatgtttTTCAGTAAAATAAAGCACGAATCCAAACAGCATTACTAAAAGTGGTTTCCATtttcaaataaatgtaatgagtcaaaaaaaaaatcaataaaaggaTGCATGAAAGAAGTATTGTCTTT
Encoded here:
- the dhx35 gene encoding probable ATP-dependent RNA helicase DHX35; this encodes MATPLSTMKFWKPGSEAPGITEERELTSETTGSPVIFNPHTALSIEKQRQKLPVFKHRNNVLYLVESYQTVIIVGETGCGKTTQIPQYLLEAGWAAEGRVIGVTQPRRVAAISVANRVAEERGALLGHEVGYTIRFDDCSDPQATRIKFLTDGMLVREMMADPLLKKYSVLMLDEAHERTLYTDIAIGLLKKIQKKRRDLRLIVASATLDAKKFQEFFNLNETADPNKDTCGILTVEGRTFPVDMFYTISPVPDYVKATVETVMKIHETEDDGDVLAFLTGQEEVEKVVSLLQEQARSLSRYGMKKYLRVMPMYAGLPYAEQMKVFERAPPTVRKVIVATNIAETSITINGIVFVIDCAFVKLRAYNPSTAIESLVVSPISKASASQRAGRAGRNRSGKCFRLYTEEDYEKLPASTVPEMQRTNLAPVILQLKALGIDNVLRFSFLSPPPAQSMIQALELLYALGGLDQYGRLTDPMGVRMAEFPLSPMFAKMLLEAGNYGCSKEIVTIAAMMQIQNIFVVPSNQKKVAAREHRKFAVAEGDHLTMLNVYEAFIKHQKSSQWCQEHFLNYKGLLRAITVREQLRRLMNKFKVPRTSSEGDPDVILRCIVAGFFANAARIHHSGSYRTLRDDRELHIHPSSVLYGEKPPKWVVYNEVVQTAKYYMRDVTAVESTWLVELAPHFYKQAQHGSLASKRSRVL